A genomic stretch from Longimicrobiaceae bacterium includes:
- a CDS encoding GNAT family N-acetyltransferase — MIPTPQITLRDARAEDAPRLAELHVRTFRETHKGGPEVEFREQQWREKFRSGQLVFCVVLETDSRELIGFASGELHRAEPPGYGGELNKIYLLREWQGRGLGHRLLCASAARFLRAGIPSMLLFGDAASRSNGFYEAMGGTRLLAPSGEFHGGYGWSDLTRLQSICGSRTVARANDPV; from the coding sequence ATGATACCTACACCGCAGATCACTCTCCGTGACGCCCGCGCGGAGGACGCCCCGCGGCTGGCCGAGCTCCACGTACGAACCTTTCGCGAGACGCACAAGGGCGGCCCGGAGGTGGAGTTCCGCGAGCAGCAGTGGCGCGAGAAGTTTCGCTCCGGGCAACTGGTCTTCTGTGTGGTCCTCGAGACCGACTCGCGCGAGCTCATCGGTTTCGCCAGCGGTGAGCTGCACCGGGCGGAGCCGCCTGGCTACGGCGGCGAGCTGAACAAGATCTACCTCCTGCGGGAGTGGCAGGGCCGCGGCCTGGGGCACCGCCTCCTCTGCGCCTCCGCCGCGCGCTTCCTGCGGGCGGGGATCCCCTCGATGCTGCTCTTTGGCGATGCGGCGAGCCGCAGCAACGGCTTCTACGAGGCGATGGGAGGCACCCGCTTGCTCGCACCGAGCGGCGAGTTTCACGGCGGATACGGGTGGTCCGACCTCACGCGGCTGCAGTCGATCTGCGGATCCAGGACCGTGGCGCGAGCGAACGATCCTGTCTGA
- a CDS encoding WYL domain-containing protein: protein MPERDTSEAQLGRLLALLPRAARAGGVPLAELAEEMGVSPERLLADLEELYTREYYHPAGSGSNVQVLIEADEVEIFTTGEFRRPPRLTPRETLALGLGLRVMATETDPLRRPALLALAERLEAGVLGAAPGEELERIVVNADANTPGEIREALVRAARERRRCEIAYLKPLAPEPERRTVDPYVLLSAGGKWYLVAFCHRSGDVRVFRADRVVAIEVGEERFTVPEGFDADAYVREGRVYRAGEEVEEIEVAVRFSPRIARWIEERGPVERGEDGSVVVHYRVADPAWLVRHVLEHGPDAEVLHPPEMRRRVAAVAARVAGERAGRAGQGDGVTR, encoded by the coding sequence ATGCCTGAGCGCGACACATCCGAGGCCCAGCTCGGCCGGCTGCTGGCCCTGCTCCCGCGGGCGGCCCGCGCCGGCGGCGTCCCCCTCGCGGAGCTGGCCGAGGAGATGGGTGTCTCACCCGAGCGATTGCTGGCCGACCTGGAGGAGCTCTACACACGCGAGTACTACCACCCCGCCGGGAGCGGCAGCAACGTGCAGGTGCTCATCGAGGCGGACGAAGTGGAGATCTTCACCACCGGCGAGTTCCGGCGCCCCCCGCGCCTGACCCCGCGGGAGACGCTCGCGCTCGGCCTGGGCTTGCGGGTGATGGCGACCGAGACCGATCCGCTCCGCCGTCCGGCGCTGCTGGCGCTCGCCGAGCGGCTGGAGGCGGGAGTGCTGGGGGCCGCACCCGGTGAGGAGCTCGAGCGCATCGTCGTGAACGCGGATGCCAACACTCCCGGCGAGATCCGCGAAGCGTTGGTGCGCGCGGCCCGGGAGCGGCGCCGGTGCGAGATCGCCTACCTGAAGCCGCTGGCCCCCGAGCCCGAGCGCCGCACCGTCGACCCCTACGTGCTCCTGTCCGCGGGGGGCAAGTGGTACCTCGTCGCTTTCTGTCATCGGAGCGGAGACGTACGCGTGTTCCGCGCCGACCGCGTGGTGGCAATCGAAGTGGGCGAGGAGCGCTTCACCGTCCCCGAGGGCTTCGACGCCGACGCCTACGTCCGGGAGGGTCGCGTCTATCGGGCGGGTGAGGAGGTGGAGGAGATCGAGGTGGCGGTGCGCTTCTCCCCGCGCATCGCGCGCTGGATCGAGGAGCGCGGCCCCGTCGAGCGCGGCGAGGACGGCTCCGTGGTCGTGCACTACCGCGTCGCCGACCCGGCCTGGCTGGTGCGCCACGTCCTCGAGCACGGCCCCGACGCCGAGGTGCTCCATCCGCCGGAGATGCGGAGGCGGGTGGCGGCGGTGGCAGCGCGGGTGGCTGGGGAGCGGGCGGGGCGGGCTGGACAAGGTGACGGGGTGACAAGGTGA
- a CDS encoding formylglycine-generating enzyme family protein gives MASRRQFVAVFTGVLGGMIGLPATACRREGGGRSERSVTMGAGSRAAGDPISDFAGVHPGDRRVLEGVALRWCPAGTYRMGSPSGESGRRPDEAQVDVTLTRGFWIGAFEITQGEWERFVGAFPERVPTARFGLGDEHPVYWVNFSDAEEVCARLTARGRASGALPEGWEARLPTEAQWEYACRAGSTSATAFGDTLELEEANFALNPVPAGQAARATGSSTPVDRYPPNVWGIHDMHGNVWEWCRDWYHSRLPGGTDPDLYARVGVPNRDGSYSRVRRGGAWIEGAELCRSAARLRFEPYLRSDHIGFRVVVVQVA, from the coding sequence GTGGCGTCGCGACGCCAGTTCGTGGCAGTCTTTACGGGTGTGCTCGGGGGGATGATCGGCCTGCCGGCGACGGCATGTCGGCGGGAGGGTGGCGGCCGGTCGGAGAGGTCGGTTACGATGGGGGCGGGGAGCCGCGCGGCGGGAGATCCGATATCCGACTTCGCCGGGGTGCATCCTGGAGACCGGCGTGTGCTGGAGGGGGTGGCGTTGCGGTGGTGCCCTGCCGGGACGTACCGGATGGGCAGCCCATCCGGCGAGTCTGGTCGCCGCCCGGATGAGGCGCAGGTCGACGTCACGCTGACCCGCGGCTTCTGGATCGGGGCGTTCGAGATCACGCAGGGGGAGTGGGAGCGATTCGTCGGCGCCTTCCCGGAGCGCGTGCCCACCGCGAGGTTCGGCCTTGGCGACGAGCACCCTGTCTACTGGGTTAACTTCTCGGACGCCGAGGAGGTCTGCGCGCGCCTCACCGCCCGCGGCCGCGCGAGCGGCGCGCTGCCGGAGGGATGGGAGGCGCGTCTACCCACTGAGGCGCAGTGGGAGTACGCCTGTCGGGCGGGAAGCACGAGTGCCACGGCGTTCGGCGACACGCTGGAGCTGGAGGAGGCGAACTTCGCACTGAATCCCGTTCCCGCGGGTCAGGCGGCGCGGGCGACGGGAAGCTCGACGCCGGTCGACCGCTATCCTCCGAATGTGTGGGGCATCCACGACATGCACGGCAACGTCTGGGAGTGGTGCCGCGACTGGTATCACTCGCGCCTGCCGGGGGGCACCGATCCCGATCTGTATGCCAGGGTGGGCGTGCCCAACCGCGACGGCAGCTACTCGCGGGTGCGCCGCGGCGGGGCATGGATCGAAGGCGCGGAGCTCTGCCGCTCGGCAGCGCGCCTGCGTTTCGAGCCCTACCTACGCTCCGACCACATCGGCTTCCGCGTGGTGGTGGTACAGGTGGCTTAG
- a CDS encoding WYL domain-containing protein: MPPTRTQRWLDLLSYLLGRRVPVPVEQIMEELPAYAEKWIDGDATSRATARRTFERDKDDLRRLGVPLEPVPYTVGGGVDQYEGYRIAHRDFYLPYLRLISGHTGEVEAPPGRGPRPYLDVPSLDLSPAEAELALEALRRATTIPAFPFADEATSALRKLAFDLDPERFPEDPVRWVEPPGAREVLARLRVLSGALLGRKRVRFAYHGIYRGRVTQREVAPYGLFFQGDWYLVGRDDAADGIRVFRVSRMEEVTVNSKAPKSPDYAIPEDFSLRDYLDLRAWELGEEEAIETEVRFRFPLSVRVERNREGEKVREEEDGAVVRRFRVARPDPFLRWILSLAGEAEILSPAELREDLQEMARRVEALYAEADSEAATHA; encoded by the coding sequence CCGCCAACCCGAACGCAACGCTGGCTCGACCTCCTCTCCTACCTGCTCGGACGCCGCGTCCCGGTGCCGGTGGAGCAGATCATGGAGGAGCTGCCGGCCTACGCGGAGAAGTGGATCGACGGCGATGCCACCTCGCGCGCAACGGCGCGCCGCACCTTCGAGCGCGACAAGGACGACCTGCGCAGGTTGGGGGTGCCGCTCGAGCCGGTCCCCTACACGGTCGGCGGCGGGGTCGACCAGTACGAGGGATACCGCATCGCGCACCGCGACTTCTATCTCCCCTACCTGCGTCTGATCTCCGGGCACACGGGGGAAGTCGAGGCACCACCAGGACGCGGGCCGCGGCCGTACCTCGACGTCCCCTCCCTCGATCTCTCCCCGGCCGAGGCGGAGCTCGCCCTCGAGGCGTTGCGACGGGCCACAACCATCCCCGCCTTCCCCTTCGCCGACGAGGCCACCAGCGCCCTGCGCAAGCTCGCCTTCGACCTCGATCCGGAGCGCTTTCCGGAGGACCCGGTCAGGTGGGTGGAGCCCCCCGGCGCCCGCGAGGTGCTCGCGCGACTGCGCGTCCTCTCCGGGGCGCTGCTCGGCCGCAAGCGGGTGCGCTTCGCCTACCACGGCATCTATCGAGGGCGGGTGACGCAGCGGGAGGTCGCCCCGTACGGTCTCTTCTTCCAGGGCGACTGGTACCTGGTGGGGCGGGACGACGCGGCGGACGGAATCCGCGTATTCCGGGTCTCGCGGATGGAAGAAGTGACAGTCAATAGCAAGGCCCCGAAGTCGCCCGACTACGCCATCCCCGAGGATTTCTCCCTGCGCGACTACCTGGATCTGCGCGCCTGGGAGCTGGGGGAGGAAGAGGCGATCGAGACCGAGGTGCGCTTTCGCTTTCCGCTCTCGGTCAGGGTGGAGCGGAACCGCGAGGGGGAGAAGGTGCGCGAGGAGGAGGATGGCGCGGTGGTGCGGCGTTTCCGCGTGGCGCGACCCGATCCCTTCCTACGTTGGATCCTGAGCCTCGCGGGTGAGGCAGAAATCCTGTCGCCCGCTGAGCTGCGGGAGGACCTGCAGGAGATGGCGCGCCGTGTCGAGGCCCTCTACGCCGAGGCCGATTCGGAGGCGGCGACCCATGCCTGA
- a CDS encoding VOC family protein, producing the protein MHADRTIDYIELPARDLDAVKAFYTAAFGWTFEDYGPDYCAFNDGRLDGGFFRSDRHASTEAGSALVVLYANDLEATLERVREQGGTIVRDIFSFPGGRRFHFADPGGNELAVWSER; encoded by the coding sequence ATGCATGCCGACCGCACTATCGACTACATCGAGCTCCCGGCGCGGGACCTCGACGCCGTGAAGGCGTTCTACACCGCCGCCTTCGGCTGGACCTTCGAGGATTATGGCCCGGACTACTGCGCCTTCAACGACGGTCGGCTCGACGGCGGCTTCTTCCGGTCCGACCGGCACGCGTCCACCGAGGCGGGATCGGCGCTGGTGGTCCTCTACGCCAACGATCTCGAGGCGACCCTCGAACGTGTGCGCGAGCAGGGCGGCACCATCGTGCGCGACATCTTCAGCTTCCCGGGCGGCAGGCGATTCCACTTCGCCGATCCCGGCGGCAATGAGCTCGCGGTGTGGTCGGAAAGGTAA